From a single Osmerus eperlanus chromosome 8, fOsmEpe2.1, whole genome shotgun sequence genomic region:
- the LOC134025244 gene encoding uncharacterized protein LOC134025244: MDRFHIVLRMGHHHWDPLPPECGHIVEHGTCHRAPSPQARSRHEARSREAPSPQVRSRHEDPSPQARSRHDARSREAPSPQARSRHDARSREAPSPQARSRHDARSREAPSPQARSRHEDPSPQARSRHDARSREAPSPQARSRHDARSRHSDLSSPPYHRPETGRWAFPLPCGVFQKKVLSLLVDIRHRLKDTQPASSAVHIERIETMEDFELKEQHLSDAQAFDTLS, translated from the exons ATGGATAGGTTCCACATCGTCCTCAGGATGGGCCACCatcactgggaccctctccctcctgagtGTGGCCACATTGTGGAGCACGGCACATGCCACC GTGCTCCCAGTCCCCAGGCCAGGTCCAGACATGAGGCCCGATCCCGGGAGGCCCCCAGTCCCCAGGTCAGGTCCAGACATGAGGACCCCAGTCCCCAGGCCAGGTCCAGACATGATGCCCGATCCCGGGAGGCCCCCAGTCCCCAGGCCAGGTCCAGACATGATGCCCGATCCCGGGAGGCTCCCAGTCCCCAGGCCAGGTCCAGACATGATGCCCGATCCCGGGAGGCTCCCAGTCCCCAGGCCAGGTCCAGACATGAGGACCCCAGTCCCCAGGCCAGGTCCAGACATGATGCCCGATCCCGGGAGGCCCCCAGTCCCCAGGCCAGGTCCAGACATGATGCCCGATCACGGCACAGTGATCTCAGCAGCCCCCCTTATCACAGGCCTG AGACTGGGAGATGGGCCTTTCCATTGCCTTGTGGTG TGTTCCAGAAAAAGGTCCTGAGCTTACTGGTCGACATCCGCCATCGCCTGAAGGATACGCAGCCTGCCTCTTCAGCTGTCCATATAGAGAGGATTGAGACCATGGAGGACTTTGAGTTAAAGGAGCAACACCTCTCTGATGCACAAGCCTTTGATACTCTG AGCTAG